ACAAGGGACTGAGACGAGTAGACGGTTTGTCGTGGGAGGCAGAATTTATAACTCCTTTAAATGCCTATCCACGCTCCAGTTTGCGCGCGGCTCGAAGGGGGAAACGAATCCATGCAGTGTACGTTAATATTAGAAACTTCCGATAACAAGTTTACTAAAGTCAGCTTCCAGCTTTGCCAGACTATACCTAGTAAGAGCACCCGACAGCCCGAGAAGTGGCGGGACGATGCGATGTCGAAGTCGGAGAAGACGGCACTCCTCAATCCACGGGGTGCAAGCAAATAGATTGGTCAAACGCGATGTTGTTCTTCGGATTTAAGTAAGAATGGGCCAGCAGGCGGGCAAGTGTATCTACCGACTCCTACGACGAAAGTTGAGTACAAGTTCAATACGAAATCAAAGCCACACAGGCTGAGCCTCAGGAGAAATGGCATTCGAAAGAGATCATAAGGTTACGGTGAAGTGGAATTACTGGTAGTAAATGGTATCAAGAGGCTCCAGAGTTCCCGCACCTAGAAGCGTATTGCTCATTCAAGTGCCGGCTGGCGACATGTCTTTGTTCAACCCAGAAATGGGCCGTTCACGTGACATATGCGAACCAAGCGATCTACGATCGGCGATCAAAAAGGACTCAACGACATCTGTTCGGCCGTTCAGTTCCATCCCGATTTACAAGTTGTGTGAAAAGTTACGATATCGGTAATGAGTGCCCTCGGATTTCAAGGCAGACCTCTGGTATGGATTGATTGCGAGGTAAGATAATTATGGTTCAATCTTCAATAGCTCCGTTCACCCTTTGCTACACAGATGACTGGTCTCAACCCCGAGACCGACAGAATAATTGAAATCGCCGTATTGATAACAAACGGAAACTTAGATCTGGTGGATAAAGCTGGGTGCCAATATGTTGTGAAGACAGATAAACACGTTTTGGACAAGTGAGGGGTATAAGCCGTGTCATCACTACATAGCTGATCTCTTTCTAGCATGGGCGAATGGTGTGTGAACCAGCACGGAAAGGTGAGATATTTACCAGAAGGGGATTGCTATTAAAATATTCTAACTATCATAGCGCTCACTGGACAGTCTGGTCTAACCCAAGAAGCGATCGACTCACCTCACTCGCCAGTTGAAGTGGCAGAGCACGTTCTAGAGTACATCAAACGTTGGGTACCAGAGCCGCATACAGCATTGCTGGCTGGTAACACTGTGCACGCCGACGCGATGTTTCTGAGGGCGAAAGGGCCAGATTCAATAGGCTTTCCGAAGGGTGTCTGGAGTGGTATAATAGAGCACCTTCATTACCGGTATGAGCATTACACAGGTCTTACGCTACGCTTTTTGGGCTAAACTTATTTTAGTATAGTTGGTATGTGTCGTAGGAAAGGTGCAAATAAACATTATTAAAAGAGGTCAAATTTGGTAGACGTTAGCACTATCAAGGTCGGTCATTTATATATATAAGAAAAGTTGTTTGAGTAAGTGTTACTTTAGGAACTATGCTGCAGTTGGTATCCGGATGTAGCAAAGAAATACAAAGAACAGACAAAAAAAGAATCAGCGCATCGGTATGTCATTTCGGCTTTCTGTAATCGTCTGGTGGTTTACTAATTATCCTTCAGTGCATTGGATGATATTCAGGATTCGATTGACGGTAAGCTATTGATATCGCAAACGAATAATAGCTTGACAACTGACCTACCTCAGAACTGAGGTTTTACCGTAATACTATCTTCAAATGATGTGTTCGCCATTTTGATGTCACTCTCCTCAGCCAGTGTATAAAGCGAGTGAGCTGTAAATTAAAACGAGACTCGGGATCTTGCAAGTAAGAAGAGACACCATGTAACCTCTGGATCTACCCTATTAGCCGATAATCCGGATGGTGAATTTGGGGAATCGTTGACACCATCAAGGTGGATATCGGAGCGAGTATCATGTAAGCCACCCAGGAATGACTCGAGCTGGCTAAAGTATAGGACTCTGAAAAGATGAGAGTTAGATTCCTGAAAGTGAATGACGCATCATGCCTCACAACTTTATATGATTTATTTAAATATCTGGCATAACTAATG
The window above is part of the Rhizoctonia solani chromosome 7, complete sequence genome. Proteins encoded here:
- a CDS encoding RNA exonuclease Rex2, with amino-acid sequence MSALGFQGRPLVWIDCEMTGLNPETDRIIEIAVLITNGNLDLVDKAGCQYVVKTDKHVLDNMGEWCVNQHGKSGLTQEAIDSPHSPVEVAEHVLEYIKRWVPEPHTALLAGNTVHADAMFLRAKGPDSIGFPKGVWSGIIEHLHYRIVDVSTIKELCCSWYPDVAKKYKEQTKKESAHRALDDIQDSIDGRSDQMTSLGFSDGPLIRVDLETTGLDAKTYRILEIAVLITNGNLDLIDEQGCHYVVKSGPEALNE